Within Porites lutea chromosome 2, jaPorLute2.1, whole genome shotgun sequence, the genomic segment ACGTGGTTATCCGGGATATTGGCCAATCTCCcgcctctgattggttggagCAGGGTCGTGCCCGGCAAGGCAGGTTTCAGCTGCGCCCCCGAATGGACTACTTCTGATCCTTGGGCTATATCTTACATTATTTTCCTGAtatgttttggcttttttacgCCCTTGTTTATGATCGGGAACTACCATTACTTGATCTATAGGTAATAAAAGCTTTTAACATACGGGGGGGgtggggtactcctgggaattcttggtgaagGTGTGCCAACCgtttctccaaatcctgaccctatttcagactaaAAAAGTGTCATTTTTCACTCCAGTTTTTAGACCTGGCATAGGCAAAATAAtgcctatcattacttagattagaaacCCAGGAAAAAGATTTCTTGAAATCCATTTTGAATTTCCAACATtatcttattcatttggaattgaaataaCAACTGATAtttatacactcccgtagttccctgtGGAAAACCATATCCGATTCCAAACCAACATGAGAAAAGTCtaaacccgttttcagaccgaaacggcgtaaaaaccataccctttggagTGGCACATATCTATCTgacttatataagggagtaccccccaggTAACATACTTAGCACAAAGAACGTTATCCTTGTCTCCGCTTTATTCTACTAGCGACTTCTTCGCCACTCACTTGGGCGCTCAACAAACAAAACCGCCAGTTACGCAGGCTAAcgttttttaacattttacagCACAATGTTTTAAAGGAGCGTCCGCGTGCGCTCCCAGCGGAGCCTCAATTATAGAAAACGGACATCTTTCTATGCGAGAAAAGTTGgctatgacgtcagcgtacgggCTTGTCCCCCCTTACAGACTTAAGGGGTAGGGGAGGGAAGACTTTTTGCTTGGTGTCGCTTTTGGTCACGCTCCAGGATCAATCTAGTGGTGACCTAGCGGGTATACTACGGGGATAACTTGAATAATGTAGTCTGAAATCTTTCTTTACAAGGCTTATCGGAGATACGAGAGTGCCACTGGAAGGAAGTTTAAACCACATTATGCGAGTCAGCAGGCAGAAGTCCCAAATGAAGTTAGTACGCATGACAGCCATTTCAATAGCTGCTTTCCTAATAAGTTGGCTGCCATACACTGCCGTCAGCATCGCTGCTCTCATCAGAGGCCGTCACGTGCTTACATCCGGGGAAGCAGAAATTCCAGAGCTGATGGCCAAAGCTTCGGTAATTTATAACCCCTTTGTGTATATGTTCATGAATGGTGCCTATCGAGCGTCTTTTTGGGAACTCTTCTCTGGAAACAAGGAGGTAAGGACGAATCTTCATCCAACTACCAATAGTGCAGAAGGACGTGTCAGTTCGGAAAACTCAGGGACAGTCAACAAAAGCTATGAAGAAACTGCCTTGTGACTTAACATTGTGGATGACTATAATCAAAGGCCTAAGACTGACA encodes:
- the LOC140926613 gene encoding melanopsin-like, translated to MFFVLTIGFLGNVISIIILRYRVHRKKIITPLMLNLAVSDILITVLVYPVMFLTHMLGQPLQAGSLRCMWSSFANGASGMTSIATLVAMTGIMYHVLKQPLRRPCIKPRNMNFLVAATWLSGILANLPPLIGWSRVVPGKAGFSCAPEWTTSDPWAISYIIFLICFGFFTPLFMIGNYHYLIYRLIGDTRVPLEGSLNHIMRVSRQKSQMKLVRMTAISIAAFLISWLPYTAVSIAALIRGRHVLTSGEAEIPELMAKASVIYNPFVYMFMNGAYRASFWELFSGNKEVRTNLHPTTNSAEGRVSSENSGTVNKSYEETAL